Genomic segment of Malus domestica chromosome 15, GDT2T_hap1:
AACACACGTGATGTGTCACTCGTGTTAcggtcacaataaaaaatatctGCTTTCATAGAATATTCTGAAGTGGACTCAAAGCCAAGTCAaacttttctatttatttttaattctcccATGTGTTTCAGCCGTTAAAAGAGACGTTTCAGTTTACCGTAACTCTCTCATAAACGGTGGCGTGAGAAGGCTTATAGCAGCCCGTATACAAGACTTTCTCATCTGAATGGAGTTGAATGAAAAACTCTGCAGAAACTTCTATTTAAACTGACccagtttttttttctgtttaattTATAATTCCTTTCCAAATAGATACAATCCATTTCTTGCCACGATCTGTGAATTTGGCTGTACATGTTTGATATTTTCCTCCTGCTTCAGAGTTCAAACGCTAGCCGCTACTTTAGTTTGACATATATCCAGCAGGAAACTTCAGCCACAAACTTGCAAACACAAAGCCAAATGTCGGCAACGTGGTTACTTCCATAGCCTTTCGCACTTCAGACTTCCTCCCTCTATAAaaaagcctaataactccaattCTGCCGGCCATTCCGAATCTTGTAGCTCAGAAACATAGCGCAATGGCCACCCCAAAGTTGATGCCTTTTTTCATCCTTGTTGTCTTCCACACAATGCTTTCTTCGAGCTCGGGTTCGAATTCGGATCTTTTTTATCCATCTGCAAAAGGTATCAGAGCAGCCTATTTCCCATCATTTAACTCGTTCTCGCCATCCTCTATAGACACCCAATACTTCACCCACATCTACTATGCTTTCCTCGTACCCGAACCCACCACTTACAAACTCAACGTCACCGAATTCGACCAAGCCAGAATACCCGAATTCATCCGAGCGCTACGGACCAAAAAGCCGGCCGTCACAACCCTCCTGTCTATAGGAGGCGGCGGTAGCAATTCAACCACGTTTGCACTCATGGCTTCCACCCAGGCAACCCGAGAAGCTTTCATCCGCTCCACAATTCAGGTGGCCCGGAAATATGGGTTCCAAGGCCTTGACTTGGACTGGGAGTTTCCAGAAGATGCTGTGGAAATGTCAAATCTTGGCTTGTTGTTCGAGCAATGGAGAAAGGCCCTGGATAATGAGGCTAGAGTTACCGGTAAACCCCGTCTGCTTTTGACCGCCGCAGTATATTATGCTTGGAAATTTACCGTTTATGGCGGTCCAAGATCTTATCCGGCCGCGGCAATAACTAAATATTTGGATTGGGCCAGCCCAATGTGCTTTGATTATCATGGGTCGTGGGATGATTTCACCGGGATGAATGCTGCGTTGTATGATTCCAAGAGTAATATTAGTACCCATTATGGAATCGGGTCGTGGATCGAAGCCGGTGTCCCGCCCAAAAAGCTCGTCATGGGTCTGCCTTTGTACGGGAAGACTTGGACGCTCAAGGACCCGAAAGTGAACGGAATCGGGGCACCGGCTTCGGGTGTTGGGCCGGGGGATGGGATTTTGGTTTACCGCCAAATAGTTGATTTTAACAGCAGAACAAATGCGACCGTCGTGTTTGATGTCGAATCAGCGTCTTATTATTCTTTATCCGGTAGCACTTGGGTCGGGTATGATGGTGTCCGGTCCGCGAACGTGAAGGTTCGGTTCGCTAAGTCTTTGGGCTTGGGCGGATACTTCTTTTGGGCTCTGGGCCAGGACAATGGATGGGACCTATCTAAACAAGGTTAGTGTCCAAACCCAATCTCAATTTGAATTCattactattttaattttatttcaagtTTTATGTAGGTTTGAGTTTAATGTTGTGTTTCTTGTTTGGCAGCTTCTAATGCTTGGAAATACTGAGGATTGATTTCAAGCGAATATAATGCGCCAAATTCCGAGGCTTCGTGAACCGTGGATATGTTTTTCTATTAGTATCTCTTTCATTATGTGATGAGAATATATTGTTGATGaagtgtcaatttcataaataactAAATACATTTATTTGTATGCTTGCattgtaatttatttattataaggTAGACATATTatctttttaatataaatatatcgttTGCAATTTCATGGCCAAGACTCAAGAGGTAAACCAATGAGCACATGTGTGGAGATATACAATACCCATTTGGCGGACATAGATGATTGAGAATTCAGCCGCAAGCCAACAATCAAAGTGTTGATAGAGACATAAACCAACAAAACaactgaaaaattcaaaattaaaatgccTAACGTCATAAAAACATAAATAGCAATGAAATATACATTAAAATAGTTGAAAATCGATATGAGTCCGGCACGGCGGACCACCTGGTCGTCCGACCACACACACGAAGCAACCTCACCCTACCCTCTCCTCTTTCGTAATTTGGTACCACCCACTCCCCCGGGTTTCACCCCCTTAAGACTGGTGCCAGATACGAACATCCGAACACAAAAATTAAATCTCTCCAACAACAAAGCATGTCTGATCATGTTGGAAGTGGTGCTGAAGGAACTGCTGGACTAGGGTCTGTAGTAGGCACTAGAAATCCAGTCCAGAATCAGAAGGACCTTTGGTCGTTGCAACTGCATCGAGAGTTTGTTGCTGCTGTTAATAAGTTTGGCGCCATGACAGTATGTTCTTCAATCTCTTAACAGATATTTTGTTCTACAacagaattagggttttagcgATTTTCCATGCATACGCACTCCAAACTGAATATTTTCAGTTCTTAATGCACTCACTAGTAAATCAATGCTAAATTCCTACTAGTTCCGTACTTGATTAAATTTATTTCGATACATACCAGATAAGATTCTAGATTTTGATAAAGAACGCTAATCCGAATCTTGATGGAGAAGAATTGAAAAGCCATCTCCAGGTAAGGATCCGTAGCAAAAACTGGACAATAGGATTGAATCTTACTACtaggaattcaatttgacatttgatgaagaatggATCAATAAGCTTACAAATCAATGAATATGCCAGTTTTTCGTTTCCTTAATTATTTAGTAATCAATACCATAATCTCTTATTCTGTGTTAGAATAATCTTActaattaattagaaaattgttattggcattctAAAAATCTTGTTTTGCACTctaaactttttataattagaaataaaaatacacttgATAGGAGTGTATAATGAAATTTTGAGAGTACTAATAACAGTTTCCATTAATTATTGCTATTTATCTTCTCAGAAATATTGTTTATACCTTGAAAAATCTAAAGAACCCCAACACCCTAATATGTCGGCAGGTGTAGCCTTCAGTTCACCTTCTAATTTGCGATCTCCAAATTTTACAAGACAAGATACGGCAAGACATCTCCGGGTAATGTACAAAAACCCAATAATCTTTagattttaaacatatttttcagttcaagtaattaattaattaagcttACTAATtattcttattacttttttCTTCAGAATTCTCAAGATTTAAGGTTTGCGAGTTCATCTCCTTCTTTGCGAGTTGCTCCTCGGCCCTCCTCCTTTCCCAAAGACAATCAACAACAGTCACAACTAATTAATGATTTAAATATCTAGACTTTTGTTTCAGTAGCTATCGTGAAACAAAGCGCCAGCAATGTGAGTGCAGGCTTCTGCTTAAATCGAACTTGTTCAGTATCTTCATAAATTTTCAGCATCCCGTTAAATACAGAGATATTTGATAGACCTTTTCTTTGCTGCATGTGTTTGATACGTTTCATGTGTTTGTGTGACACATTTACTGTTGGGTCATTTGATGATGTATAGCAATGGGGCCTAACTCCAAATTAAAGTTGGGCTAACCTATTTAAACGAGTTTTATTTAGAGAATTGTTGTAGCACTACAAACTAATCATTTCATATCTTCCTTGTTTTTATAAAGGAAACACTGAAAGCCAACTATTGAGAAATATTTCTTTATTGAATAGTTGTTCTTTCGTTAGTTGCCAATCATCAATATTACTTTTTcctcaaattttctatattaattttaaaatacataTCACAATCGGTCATTATGTATAAAGTTGTATAGTAAAACTCAAATACATAAAATTACTACAAATTACACGTAACTATAAGGCATGATAGAATAATTATTCAAATTTAATACGTTGGAGTTTACGACAGGCTATCGCTATTCACACAATTTTATATAACgcaacatctctctctctacataaTAGCCGGCAAAGCCAGTCAGTCATATGTGTTGGTGATGTAGAACAAGAGTTTGATGAGGTAATAGTTTCTGATAAAGGAAGACTATAGGAAAGTCACTCAACGTGTTTTTTTTAACTGTGAGCATATGTACCTTATCGGAGACAAGATTAGCTAAAGCTTCACCATTCCTAAGCCTTATATTTTTAGGCCAACTTGCACAATGTTCCTCCCCTCTCCCCTTAAAACCCTACCACCTTAGCTAGCATATCAtctaaaaaatatacaatcatgCCAAACGAAAAGTCATGTGACTCAAAAAGCAAGGAATCTCAAGATTTTGCACCAGCATGAATCTTCTAAATAATGCATTATCATAACCACGCAAATTATATTAAATTCGTAGAGAACAAGGGAGAGGGGGATAAGCTTTTCTTAATATCATGCCCCATTAGTTTAATGTTGTTGGCTTAGTCAATGATGGTGCTTTTGATAATCATATTATTATAAATAAGCTCCTCGGTGTCTTGTTTTGAGCCAGATAATGCTTGCATGATCCTCCAAGATGCGGAAGGATTAAGTACCTTAATTTAATGTTTGATGTTAAGATTAATCTTGCACTAGTTTAATAATAGGAAAATGTTAGGGGATCAAGTTTTTGAACCATTTTTTTGTAACCCGCATGATGTGACGATTAATGATTGAGCttcttttttaataattaaaagaagTAATCCAAGTCCAATCAATAATCGCCACATCATGTTGTTTACAAACtatggtttaaaaatttgttcTCTCTAACATCATCCTTAATTATCATggcttacaaaaaaaaataaaaatcatgtaACTTCACAACTTCTACAATCAAGTGGAAGCAAATCTTATACATTGTTTACAGTGCAATCCATTTCAATAATATATGGTGACTGCCAATGACCGTTACTAAATTCTTCGTTAAATTATGATTATTGGTTGCTCTCGCTCTCATTCTCATTCATCactaataattttgaattttttcttaggTTAaaactattatatatatatatatatatatatatgtctctGTCAATTATGCAGTTTGATTGTGAGATGATAATATTACCATGCATCAAATGCAATCTAATATAAtcgtttaatttattaattaacctTAGCTACGTGTACTAACCTATGGTAATCTAGAGAGTGTGCACTAATAAAAGGTGGATATACAGCTGGTTTAATATATGAACGGTAAATCATCACATTGTCTGATATATGACTTTCCAGACACAAATTATGCTACGTTTTTCTCCACTAAAATGCATGAGTAgatgacacacacacacacaaacaattGGATGTGTAAATATAGTGCGCATTCCATATAACTTTAAGGTGATTTGGCAACTTTTTCTTGCATGTATTAGGATTGGCTCAGCTTCCATTAACAATCATCATGCTCCATGTGTCTCTTTCTCCAATTCCACCCCACCTttcacaagttttttttttaaatttgtctcTATCACTTAGGTGTGATCGATCTGCTGCTACTGTGTCATACTTCTTTTTTTGTACTTCACCAGAAGAGGAAGACGAGAACTGTTCTGTTAATTGCTGTACAAACTAAAAGAAGCCAGGGCGGATTCTTAATTCATATGTTCCCAATTCCCCTTCTTAACTCTTAAGTATTCAAGCCTACTGCAAATTTTGAATCCGGTAAGTTGGTTAGAGTAGTGTACATCTCTATTTGTACTCAAGTTCGAATTATCCTTtcataatttaaatttatttataatagacgtgtattaaataaaaataaagtaatGAGGATACTCACCCATATAAGTTCGATTAATCGTTggggaaagaaagagaaggaaaataaatcaaatttgttttgatgaaaatgtaataactaatatataacAGTAGAGAAATTTGACTTATTAGGAAAGTTACTCAATATGCATTTTCAAACATTTGTTGTAGCTGTTACAGCGAAgtcatattattttattaattcatGTGGTGTTATATTTTAAGAACGTGTTAATACAAATACGTTATGTATCTTCTTGTCAAATAATTCTAAACATACATTAATAGTCAAGAAATATCTAGTCAAACATCATGTTCAaatatctctttcttttttattggtATTAAAAAGTTAGGAGGAGGGGAAGCTACCACATTTCAGGAGAAATCACCATTTTCTTTGAGAACTTGAGATCTTagctatttttttgtttttacaaatCGCGCACCAAATCCAAGAGAGATTGTTGGCTGAGGAACTCGAAATTAGGTCTTGATAGTGAAGAGAACGATCCTAAACAAATAAACTAATCCTCATTGGCATGTTCAAATATCATGTAAATTTTTGGAGGAAATCTCTAATAAGACATATATTGAAATAACCAAGTaggaaattttgacaaaatggtaggtaaaaaaggaaaacaatttaaacaaaGATTTTCTTATaagaataaaatttaaaaatattttttcccATATGTGAAGCGATTAAATTGTTTCAGAATCTGCAGTAAAATCTTTCGGTTGCAGATAAAAAAACCAACCCTACTTGGTAAGATTCTCTATTTTTCcatatgtgtttaaatgatttttggataaattgtaatttcatttttacATTTTCGTAGacaaaaattataatttcttCCACAAAAAGTCAAAACACAATAAAATATCAAAAGAAGTAAAAAactcaaatgaaaattaaattctGATATCAAATACTGAGATTCTACTGAACCCAAAAACCAGGAAAAACAGGGTCCATTTCAGGAAGGCCAACAGAGAGGGAGGACTCTAATTTCTCAGTCCATACATATATCTTCAGATtccgtttctctctctctctcggattACACAAACACCAAGAGAGACAGAAAAGAGGGgcatttattattaatattccATGTTTACCACTAATCACACTCCTtaatccctctctttctctctctttctttaattacccatctcatcaaatcattTTCTCTGCATCCttctattttttaaattctGGGTTTTGCTGGGTTTGTCAAAACCGGTAGTAAAAAGCTTCAAGGTTCAAACTTTTTCTGTCCTCCATTTTTGTTGCTTGGAGTTGTGAAGTTCTCTGGTTGAAAAAATGACCGTTGAGCGGGTACTCGATGAACCCAGAGACCAGTTTCCCATTGGGATGCGTGTGCTTGCCGTAGACGATGATCCCATTTGTCTCAAGCTCTTAGAGGCTCTGCTCCGTAGATGTCAATATCATGGTTTGTCAATTGGGTTTTCTGTCATGAATTTTCTGATATTTTTGCTTTGTTATCAAGCTATTTTTTGGGGGGATAAAATGGTGTTTTTATTTAGATTTTGTGATTTGTGTTAGTAATTTTTGATTGGGTTCTTAGATATATCTGCTGAATAGATTTTGTCAGTCAATTTTATAGTTTTCTCAATAATTCTGTGAATTTTTTGTAATAATAATTTGTATCCAAAAGATTGATTCTTTTTCTAAAATTAGGAGAAAAACTGTTGCTTGAAGTTAGAAATAAGATTACCGCTTAGATATTGTAGAGCCAATGGATTCTCAAATCAATTAGGTTGAATTTGAATTCTCTGTTTCATTGTATACAGATAGAGTCAGAGTTTTTGTTATGTTTGATTGGATTATGATAGATTGGTATGCTTTGGTTGCTCTACTTTTGCATCTGAAGGTTTGATTTTATTCCTGTAGAAAATTGGTGTGTTTATATCATTTGATGGATTTTGCAGTTACGACGAGGAGTCACGCAATCACTGCAttaaagttgttgagagaaaaCAAGGACAAGTTTGACCTGGTTATCAGTGATGTGCAGATGCCAGACATGGATGGATTCAAGCTACTTGAGCTTGTCGGGCTTGAGATGGATCTCCCTGTTATAAGTAAAGCCCCTTGCACTCCTCAAATCTTTTATATTCATTCGTTTTAGattctgaaaatttgaaatttctcaAGTCTGcagattttgtttttcaagttaGGCTTCGTTACTAATTATGAATGTAAACATGTTCTTAGTGTTGTCTGTAAATGGGGATCACAAGCTTGTGATGAAGGGAATCACCCACGGAGCTTGCGATTACCTCCTAAAACCGGTTCGAATTGAGCAGCTGAAGAACATCTGGCAGCACGTGATCAGAAAGAAGGTTGATTCAAAGGACCAGAACTCTGGCATTCAAGACAAGTCGCACGCTGGAAATGGCGAAGGAGGACTTGGGTCAGTAGGGACGGGAAACTCAGATCAGAATGCAAAGCTCAATAAGAAACGGAAGGATCAGAA
This window contains:
- the LOC103441854 gene encoding class V chitinase CHIT5a-like; the encoded protein is MATPKLMPFFILVVFHTMLSSSSGSNSDLFYPSAKGIRAAYFPSFNSFSPSSIDTQYFTHIYYAFLVPEPTTYKLNVTEFDQARIPEFIRALRTKKPAVTTLLSIGGGGSNSTTFALMASTQATREAFIRSTIQVARKYGFQGLDLDWEFPEDAVEMSNLGLLFEQWRKALDNEARVTGKPRLLLTAAVYYAWKFTVYGGPRSYPAAAITKYLDWASPMCFDYHGSWDDFTGMNAALYDSKSNISTHYGIGSWIEAGVPPKKLVMGLPLYGKTWTLKDPKVNGIGAPASGVGPGDGILVYRQIVDFNSRTNATVVFDVESASYYSLSGSTWVGYDGVRSANVKVRFAKSLGLGGYFFWALGQDNGWDLSKQASNAWKY